One segment of Bacillota bacterium DNA contains the following:
- a CDS encoding NUDIX domain-containing protein: MLVKNCAGGLVFWEDKVFLLKDERGEWIFPKGVIQKDELPAEAALRVAKETAGITAEIVSTEGRASYEISSKTHQNPIYNKIIWYVMISQNNEYQVKKDKGYKSGGYYSIGEAMELLTHNNNKAILNFLSKKLSEMVTLCNNKIDDINNNNVQTYRNIELWGCQ; this comes from the coding sequence ATGCTTGTTAAAAACTGTGCAGGTGGTTTAGTCTTTTGGGAAGACAAGGTATTTCTCCTAAAGGATGAAAGAGGAGAATGGATCTTTCCTAAAGGGGTGATACAAAAAGATGAGCTACCTGCCGAAGCTGCTTTAAGAGTTGCAAAGGAAACGGCGGGAATAACGGCAGAAATTGTTTCAACAGAAGGTCGTGCAAGTTACGAAATCTCTTCAAAAACACATCAAAACCCAATCTACAATAAAATTATCTGGTATGTTATGATTTCTCAAAATAATGAATATCAAGTTAAAAAAGATAAAGGTTACAAAAGCGGCGGTTATTATAGTATAGGTGAAGCTATGGAACTTTTAACACACAATAATAACAAAGCTATCCTTAATTTCTTATCAAAAAAGCTTTCCGAAATGGTTACATTGTGTAATAACAAAATTGACGATATAAATAATAATAATGTACAAACATATAGGAATATAGAATTATGGGGATGCCAGTAG
- a CDS encoding trimethylamine corrinoid protein 2, with protein MLYKADWELIEKRYIEYWEKENHDRPLISVCAPKEGYIPKEIKAPEKLVDRWMDIEYLIQNARERFSATYFGGEAFPNFCPNLGPDILGAILGWCDLEFGDNTSWAVHKLHNWEQIEKFEFDPMNKWWKKIVEITEEAVKDSRGDYFVSLTDLHSGVDALVSLRGPENLCLDLMDYPGRVKKATFEVFEVFKQVYNRLYNITLKNLPGSSNWMGVWHPEKWYPTSCDFICLISKGMFDEFVLPELLEEIYWLDASIFHLDGPGALKHLDALLDIPELKGIQWVYGAGQPSASHWIPVLKKIQDAGKLVHVSIEPHELDILITELRPEGVMYTTWCKSEQDAEDLLKKAERSYKKRIY; from the coding sequence ATGCTTTATAAAGCTGACTGGGAGTTAATTGAAAAGAGATATATTGAATACTGGGAAAAGGAGAACCATGACAGGCCATTGATATCGGTCTGTGCACCAAAGGAAGGATACATCCCGAAAGAAATAAAAGCACCTGAGAAACTGGTTGATAGGTGGATGGATATTGAATATTTAATTCAAAATGCCCGGGAGAGGTTTAGTGCGACGTACTTTGGTGGAGAAGCTTTTCCCAATTTTTGCCCTAACCTGGGGCCGGATATTCTAGGCGCCATATTGGGTTGGTGTGATCTGGAATTTGGTGATAACACCAGTTGGGCTGTTCATAAATTACATAATTGGGAACAAATAGAAAAGTTTGAATTTGACCCTATGAACAAGTGGTGGAAAAAAATTGTGGAAATAACCGAAGAGGCTGTCAAAGATTCAAGAGGTGACTATTTTGTGTCATTAACAGACCTGCACAGCGGTGTAGACGCATTAGTATCTCTCAGAGGTCCGGAAAACCTATGCCTTGACCTTATGGATTATCCTGGACGGGTAAAAAAAGCTACCTTTGAAGTTTTCGAAGTTTTCAAGCAGGTTTATAACCGCTTATATAACATTACTTTAAAAAATTTGCCCGGAAGTTCAAACTGGATGGGTGTATGGCATCCGGAGAAATGGTATCCAACGTCCTGTGATTTTATATGCCTTATTTCTAAGGGAATGTTTGACGAATTTGTATTACCGGAGTTACTGGAAGAAATATATTGGCTGGATGCCTCTATTTTTCATCTTGATGGGCCTGGAGCACTTAAACACCTTGATGCACTTCTTGATATACCTGAATTAAAAGGAATACAATGGGTATATGGTGCCGGTCAACCCAGTGCCTCACACTGGATACCTGTATTGAAAAAAATCCAAGATGCGGGAAAACTGGTACATGTATCTATTGAACCCCACGAATTGGATATTCTTATAACAGAATTAAGACCGGAAGGTGTCATGTATACTACCTGGTGCAAAAGTGAACAGGATGCCGAGGATTTGTTGAAAAAGGCAGAAAGGTCTTATAAAAAAAGAATATATTAG
- a CDS encoding DUF3343 domain-containing protein: MYCLAIVDSGNYAYRLYSIMRNKGYDVEVVSTPCKLAKSGCSYCIKLPFEYKDLIVKEGLENNIYVREIYKVTTLDCKNVYERIK, translated from the coding sequence ATGTACTGCCTGGCAATAGTAGATTCCGGCAATTATGCATACAGGCTTTACAGTATAATGCGCAATAAGGGTTATGATGTTGAAGTGGTATCAACACCCTGTAAACTTGCAAAAAGCGGTTGTAGTTATTGTATAAAATTGCCTTTTGAATATAAAGATTTAATTGTTAAAGAAGGTCTGGAGAATAACATATATGTCAGGGAAATATATAAGGTTACAACATTGGATTGCAAAAATGTTTATGAGAGGATTAAGTGA
- a CDS encoding L-ribulose-5-phosphate 4-epimerase: MLEKLKEIVFKANLELVNKGLVIYTWGNASGICREKGLVVIKPSGVDYDKLKPEDLVVLDLEGNVVEGKLKPSSDTATHLILYKAFPEIGGIVHTHSRWATIFAQAGLSIPPLGTTHADYFYGEIPCTRKMTVTEIKGDYEKETGNVIVETFKNKNPVYIPGVLVNEHGPFCWGRDADEAVYHAVVMEEVAMMAFNTLALRNFAAGLASEHVKTDYKISTHMSANVSITMSPALLDKHFLRKHGKNSYYGQG, translated from the coding sequence ATGCTCGAAAAGCTTAAAGAAATTGTATTTAAAGCAAACCTTGAACTTGTAAATAAGGGACTTGTAATCTACACATGGGGTAATGCCAGCGGTATATGCAGGGAGAAAGGACTTGTAGTAATAAAACCAAGTGGGGTTGATTATGATAAGCTCAAACCGGAAGACCTTGTTGTACTTGACCTTGAAGGCAATGTTGTTGAAGGAAAGCTTAAACCTTCATCAGATACAGCAACTCATCTTATTCTATATAAAGCATTTCCGGAAATAGGAGGAATTGTGCATACCCATTCCCGCTGGGCAACAATATTCGCCCAGGCGGGATTATCAATACCGCCTCTTGGAACTACTCATGCCGACTACTTTTATGGAGAAATTCCCTGTACCAGAAAGATGACTGTAACAGAAATCAAAGGAGATTACGAAAAAGAAACAGGAAATGTTATTGTTGAGACTTTCAAAAATAAGAATCCTGTTTACATTCCCGGAGTTCTGGTAAATGAACACGGCCCGTTTTGCTGGGGGAGGGATGCCGATGAAGCCGTATACCATGCCGTGGTAATGGAGGAAGTTGCAATGATGGCTTTTAATACGCTGGCGCTAAGGAATTTTGCAGCAGGATTGGCTTCCGAACATGTGAAAACAGACTATAAAATATCAACCCATATGTCAGCCAATGTATCAATAACAATGTCGCCTGCACTCCTTGATAAGCATTTTCTTAGAAAACATGGGAAAAACTCCTACTATGGACAAGGGTAA
- the cysE gene encoding serine O-acetyltransferase yields the protein MFLKDLLEDAKSIAKRDPAAKSVVEVILLYSGFHSIVFHRIAHWFYKKKLFFVARAISQLNRFITGIEIHPGAKIGKGLFIDHGMGVVIGETAEIGDNCTIYHGVTLGGTGKEKGKRHPTIGNNVLISAGAKVLGPFKVGDNSKIGANAVVLCEVEPNTTVVGVPGRTVRRGETKIAPSIELDQIHIPDPVAQELCKLKARLDRLEQAMAKLEDNDEV from the coding sequence ATGTTCCTTAAGGATTTGTTAGAAGATGCAAAGTCAATTGCAAAAAGGGATCCGGCTGCAAAAAGTGTAGTTGAGGTAATATTATTATACTCCGGGTTTCATTCAATAGTTTTTCACCGGATTGCTCATTGGTTTTATAAAAAGAAGCTATTTTTTGTAGCAAGGGCAATATCACAACTTAACAGATTTATTACGGGTATAGAAATACACCCTGGAGCAAAGATTGGTAAAGGTTTGTTCATAGACCATGGTATGGGTGTTGTAATTGGGGAAACTGCAGAAATAGGAGATAACTGTACCATATACCATGGTGTTACTCTTGGAGGTACAGGCAAGGAGAAGGGAAAAAGGCACCCAACCATCGGAAATAATGTATTGATAAGTGCAGGGGCGAAAGTATTAGGACCTTTTAAAGTTGGAGATAATTCTAAAATTGGTGCAAATGCTGTTGTGTTATGTGAAGTGGAGCCCAATACTACTGTTGTTGGAGTCCCGGGAAGGACAGTAAGAAGGGGTGAAACAAAAATTGCACCTTCAATAGAGTTAGACCAGATACATATACCTGACCCTGTTGCGCAAGAATTATGTAAACTTAAAGCGAGACTTGACCGTCTAGAACAGGCTATGGCAAAATTAGAGGACAATGATGAAGTATAA
- a CDS encoding 8-oxoguanine DNA glycosylase gives MEYQGYDIYEDGSKTIVKNIKDFNPVHIFECGQCFRWIKEDNGSYTGVVRDKAVNVNYDGKKLIIENCSVRDFIDLWYHYFDLGRDYSLIKDILSKKDSIMKRAIEFGYGIRLLRQDLWETLISFIISANNRIPMIMKVVASLSENFGKKIMLGDKVYYTFPDIDRLATECIDALQICQGGFRCKYIAETSKMIKNGEIDLYNLYRVSTYEAGEILKRLPGVGPKVADCTLLYSGIKYDVFPTDVWVKRVMEELYFHRMASFNEIQEFARNYFGPLAGFAQQYLFYYARENKIGVGKFKGQK, from the coding sequence TTGGAATACCAAGGATATGATATTTATGAGGATGGCAGCAAAACTATTGTTAAGAATATAAAGGATTTTAACCCGGTCCATATATTTGAATGTGGACAGTGTTTTCGTTGGATAAAGGAAGACAACGGCAGTTATACGGGAGTAGTAAGGGATAAGGCGGTTAATGTAAATTATGATGGGAAAAAGCTTATAATAGAAAACTGCTCAGTTAGAGATTTTATAGACTTGTGGTACCATTATTTTGACCTGGGCAGAGATTATTCACTAATAAAAGACATACTTTCCAAAAAAGACAGCATAATGAAGAGAGCTATTGAATTCGGCTACGGTATCAGGCTTCTACGCCAGGATTTGTGGGAAACCTTAATATCTTTTATTATTTCAGCTAATAACAGAATACCAATGATTATGAAAGTTGTTGCATCCTTATCTGAAAATTTTGGTAAAAAGATAATGCTCGGTGATAAAGTTTATTATACTTTTCCTGATATTGACAGGCTTGCAACTGAATGCATTGATGCACTTCAAATATGCCAAGGGGGTTTTAGATGCAAATATATTGCAGAGACATCAAAGATGATAAAAAACGGAGAAATTGATCTCTATAACCTTTACAGGGTTAGTACGTATGAAGCGGGAGAAATACTTAAACGACTTCCTGGTGTAGGGCCTAAAGTAGCCGACTGTACATTGCTTTATAGTGGTATAAAATATGATGTATTTCCTACCGATGTATGGGTAAAGAGAGTAATGGAAGAATTATACTTTCATCGTATGGCTTCATTTAACGAAATACAGGAATTTGCGAGAAACTATTTCGGTCCCCTTGCAGGTTTTGCACAGCAATATCTTTTCTACTATGCCAGGGAGAATAAAATAGGTGTAGGTAAATTTAAAGGTCAAAAGTAA
- a CDS encoding phage holin family protein, producing the protein MDNQYENPGTETFNITHFIIRLVVGAIVLAITAALTPGFTIAGIWPLLLGAVVLAALDYVALKLLGVNATPFGRGITGFILAAVIIYVTQFFVAGFNVTWWGAIIGALVYGLVDLVIPGRAM; encoded by the coding sequence ATGGATAACCAATATGAAAATCCAGGGACAGAAACCTTCAACATAACTCATTTCATAATAAGATTGGTTGTAGGAGCTATAGTACTAGCCATTACGGCAGCACTTACTCCAGGTTTTACCATAGCCGGTATATGGCCTCTTTTGCTGGGTGCTGTTGTCCTGGCAGCCCTTGATTATGTTGCACTAAAACTACTGGGTGTAAACGCGACACCTTTTGGAAGAGGAATAACAGGATTTATTCTTGCTGCAGTAATTATATATGTAACTCAATTTTTTGTAGCAGGATTTAATGTCACCTGGTGGGGTGCAATAATAGGAGCGCTTGTATATGGATTAGTAGACCTGGTAATACCCGGGAGAGCAATGTAA
- a CDS encoding ABC transporter substrate-binding protein produces MKEQIYTIPVMDAFKEESECPMCILEKNLEDHYIDYVLGPSLMEPDCRIETNEKGFCRRHFELLYNKQENRLGLGLIIDTHLCEQNKKLKKKHSKKPASIKRDGGTFMVKSIFGRFGSRKTPTEAFVDELIEELAVLENKCMICDKMDYTMERYLDVIMYLWGKEEEFRKLFNNNKGFCLKHFRQLLEGTKKYLDPRQTPTFIENLLKLQLENLERVQKEVNWFTEKFDYRNADAPWGNSKDAVQRSIQKLVGYCNLK; encoded by the coding sequence ATGAAAGAGCAAATTTATACAATACCTGTTATGGACGCTTTTAAGGAAGAAAGCGAATGTCCGATGTGTATACTGGAGAAAAATTTAGAAGACCATTACATTGATTATGTACTTGGTCCTTCCCTTATGGAGCCTGACTGCAGGATAGAAACAAATGAAAAAGGTTTCTGCAGAAGGCATTTTGAACTTCTTTACAATAAACAGGAAAACAGGCTTGGCCTTGGGTTGATTATAGATACCCATTTATGTGAGCAGAATAAAAAGCTTAAGAAAAAACATAGTAAAAAGCCGGCATCAATTAAAAGAGATGGCGGAACTTTTATGGTCAAAAGCATATTCGGCAGGTTTGGATCAAGGAAAACACCGACAGAGGCTTTTGTGGATGAACTTATAGAAGAACTTGCCGTCCTGGAAAATAAGTGTATGATATGTGATAAAATGGACTACACAATGGAGAGATATTTGGACGTGATAATGTATTTGTGGGGTAAAGAGGAAGAATTCCGAAAATTATTCAACAATAATAAAGGATTTTGCCTTAAGCATTTTCGACAGCTTTTGGAAGGGACAAAAAAGTACCTGGATCCCAGGCAAACTCCTACTTTTATAGAGAACCTGCTTAAGTTGCAACTGGAAAACCTCGAAAGAGTACAAAAGGAAGTTAATTGGTTTACTGAAAAATTCGACTACCGTAATGCCGACGCACCATGGGGGAATTCAAAAGACGCGGTACAAAGGAGTATACAAAAGCTTGTGGGCTATTGCAATCTTAAGTAA
- a CDS encoding Asp23/Gls24 family envelope stress response protein has product MRIVGFIGPSGTGKSHRALWVAKSKGIEYIIDDGLLIKGNRIITGISAKKESTKIGSIKRALFVYDEHAEEVKKAIELHKPEALLILGTSDGMVESIAKRLSLPGITEKVYIHEIAEDSEINRALSIRKEQGKHVIPVPTFEIKKDFSGYFLDPLQIFRRKGKGRLQLVAEKSVVRPTFSYMGKYTISDYTVYQIAEYVVSGIKGISRISRFKVENGQEGITIDMDLTLIYGYPIKPLLENVQKKVRYEIEKLTGLNIKALNIYAKNLILEQKKPSFT; this is encoded by the coding sequence TTGAGAATAGTAGGATTTATCGGGCCAAGCGGTACCGGGAAAAGCCATAGGGCATTGTGGGTGGCAAAAAGTAAAGGAATTGAGTACATAATTGATGATGGCCTTCTAATAAAAGGAAATAGAATAATTACAGGTATTTCTGCAAAAAAGGAAAGTACAAAAATTGGTTCTATAAAAAGAGCATTATTTGTTTATGATGAGCATGCAGAGGAAGTAAAAAAGGCAATAGAACTTCATAAACCTGAAGCTTTATTGATACTTGGAACTTCAGACGGAATGGTGGAAAGTATTGCTAAACGTCTTAGCCTACCAGGTATTACTGAAAAGGTATATATCCACGAAATTGCAGAAGATTCGGAAATTAACCGGGCCCTTTCAATAAGGAAGGAGCAGGGTAAACATGTTATTCCGGTCCCTACATTTGAAATAAAAAAAGATTTTTCAGGATATTTCCTTGACCCGTTACAAATATTCAGGAGGAAAGGTAAAGGGCGCCTGCAGCTTGTTGCTGAAAAGTCGGTAGTAAGGCCAACTTTCAGTTATATGGGTAAATATACAATATCTGATTATACAGTATACCAAATAGCAGAGTATGTTGTGTCAGGAATTAAAGGGATAAGCAGGATTTCCAGGTTCAAAGTGGAAAATGGTCAGGAAGGAATTACTATTGATATGGACTTGACCCTTATATATGGCTATCCCATAAAGCCTTTATTGGAAAATGTACAAAAGAAGGTTAGGTACGAAATAGAAAAACTTACCGGACTAAATATCAAGGCACTTAACATTTATGCTAAAAACCTCATCCTTGAGCAAAAGAAGCCGAGCTTTACTTAA
- a CDS encoding GNAT family N-acetyltransferase, producing MYIMRNLLDGSNIRLTAVQEDDMHVIEDWFNNVEFLRYYDMIPAMPKSRKQVENMIKYYEDSPERCIYAIREKKTGRIIGVAGFDEIIWSNGVATVFVGIGDENFTGKGLGKEAMTLLLDYGFNELNFYRIQLNVISYNKTAIGLYEDLGFIREGTYRQFINRDGKRYDMYLYGLLRAEWEITFSRQENK from the coding sequence ATCTATATTATGAGAAACTTGCTTGATGGTTCTAATATCCGGCTCACAGCTGTACAAGAAGATGATATGCATGTAATTGAAGATTGGTTTAACAATGTAGAATTCCTTAGATATTATGATATGATACCTGCCATGCCTAAATCTCGCAAACAGGTGGAAAATATGATTAAATACTATGAAGATTCACCGGAAAGATGTATATATGCAATAAGAGAAAAGAAAACGGGAAGGATAATAGGTGTTGCGGGTTTTGACGAAATAATCTGGAGTAATGGTGTGGCAACGGTTTTTGTTGGAATAGGTGATGAGAATTTTACCGGCAAGGGCCTGGGGAAAGAAGCCATGACACTTTTACTGGATTATGGCTTTAACGAGCTTAATTTTTACAGGATCCAATTAAATGTAATTTCCTACAATAAAACTGCTATAGGGTTGTATGAAGACCTTGGCTTCATAAGGGAAGGCACATACAGGCAGTTTATAAACAGGGATGGGAAGAGGTATGATATGTATTTGTATGGATTGCTAAGGGCGGAATGGGAAATCACGTTCTCAAGGCAGGAAAACAAATGA
- a CDS encoding YebC/PmpR family DNA-binding transcriptional regulator, translating to MSGHSKWANIKHRKEKSDAQKGKLFTKIGRELAVAVKQGGPDPETNSKLKDAIAKAKAANMPNDNIIRSIKKAAGDMNSDNYEEISYEGYGPGGVAIIVRTMTDNRNRTAGDIRHYFDKFGGNLGQTGCVSFMFDKKGVILIERTEDIDEDTLMMEAINAGAEDFDAQDEYFEILTDPADFSAVRETLEKQGYTFISAGVEMVSKTTTKLTEPKHIEQMNKLIDNLEDLDDVQNVYHNWEQD from the coding sequence ATGTCCGGACATTCTAAATGGGCTAATATTAAACATAGAAAAGAAAAGAGTGATGCGCAAAAAGGCAAATTATTTACAAAGATTGGAAGAGAATTGGCTGTTGCTGTTAAACAGGGAGGTCCCGATCCTGAAACTAACAGTAAGCTAAAGGATGCCATTGCAAAGGCGAAAGCTGCCAATATGCCCAACGATAATATTATAAGGAGCATAAAAAAGGCAGCAGGAGATATGAATTCGGATAATTACGAAGAGATATCCTATGAAGGTTATGGTCCAGGCGGAGTTGCTATTATAGTACGGACAATGACCGATAACCGCAACAGGACAGCGGGAGATATAAGGCATTATTTTGATAAATTTGGAGGAAACCTCGGTCAAACAGGATGTGTATCCTTTATGTTTGATAAAAAAGGAGTTATATTAATTGAGAGGACAGAAGATATTGATGAAGACACTCTTATGATGGAGGCCATTAATGCTGGAGCTGAAGACTTCGATGCCCAGGATGAGTACTTTGAGATATTAACTGATCCCGCCGATTTTTCTGCTGTAAGGGAAACCCTGGAGAAGCAGGGTTATACATTTATATCTGCAGGAGTAGAAATGGTTTCCAAGACCACAACAAAACTCACAGAGCCAAAGCATATTGAACAGATGAACAAACTCATAGATAATCTGGAAGACTTGGATGATGTACAGAATGTTTATCATAACTGGGAACAGGATTAA
- a CDS encoding DUF378 domain-containing protein yields MRRTPLDRLALILVIIGALNWLLIGLFSYDLVAAIFGGNTASVSRIVYTLVGIAGLYSISLLFREAEPARE; encoded by the coding sequence ATGCGTAGGACACCATTAGATAGACTCGCTCTTATACTTGTAATAATAGGGGCTTTAAATTGGCTACTTATCGGTCTTTTCAGTTATGACCTCGTAGCGGCAATTTTTGGTGGCAATACTGCATCTGTAAGTAGGATCGTTTATACTCTTGTAGGAATAGCAGGTTTATACAGCATAAGCCTGTTATTTAGAGAAGCTGAACCAGCAAGAGAATAA
- the ytxC gene encoding putative sporulation protein YtxC: MQFLSIGANNKCADDILEFITNELQQFKNDNMDYSIDKVNINGTESIICKINDDKDQTQGKKLSRQAYRALMLNVSNALADYIMRSYEEKITKRIVNSNYFYFSQSERKDILKAAFKVIRNEDKSFLNTLLQIRRRNIIVKKLMDYFDSSNSIILDGFVNFRLKDYIKDLEEIVEKAVDNFLMEKEYKEFIKLLKYFVDIQEPKFYNVHIVVDENSQYTLLDEKKQEITNECIKEYMNEISGGEINHDDLLVSSLITLAPKKVTIHNIENFKNKELLETIKSIFHGNITICKGCGLCKLDTAIKKEN; encoded by the coding sequence ATGCAGTTTCTCAGCATTGGAGCAAATAATAAGTGTGCTGATGACATATTGGAATTTATAACAAATGAACTTCAACAATTCAAAAATGATAATATGGATTACTCTATAGACAAGGTAAATATAAACGGGACTGAATCAATAATATGTAAAATAAATGATGATAAAGACCAGACACAAGGAAAGAAGTTATCAAGGCAAGCATACAGAGCATTGATGCTAAATGTTTCAAATGCCCTTGCAGATTATATAATGAGGAGTTATGAAGAAAAAATAACAAAGAGGATAGTAAACTCCAATTATTTTTATTTTAGTCAATCCGAGAGAAAAGATATTTTAAAAGCAGCATTTAAGGTCATTAGAAATGAAGATAAAAGTTTTTTGAATACTTTGCTGCAAATACGCAGAAGGAATATTATAGTTAAAAAGCTCATGGATTATTTTGATAGCTCAAACAGCATTATTTTAGACGGATTTGTAAATTTCAGGCTTAAGGATTATATTAAAGACTTGGAAGAGATTGTGGAAAAGGCAGTTGACAATTTCCTTATGGAAAAAGAGTATAAGGAGTTTATAAAGCTCTTAAAGTATTTTGTTGATATCCAGGAGCCCAAATTTTACAATGTTCATATTGTTGTGGACGAGAACAGTCAATACACATTACTGGATGAAAAGAAGCAGGAAATTACAAATGAATGTATAAAGGAATATATGAATGAGATTTCCGGAGGGGAAATAAACCATGATGATTTGCTTGTAAGCTCTCTTATAACATTAGCTCCTAAAAAGGTGACAATTCACAACATTGAGAATTTTAAAAATAAGGAATTATTAGAGACTATAAAAAGTATTTTTCATGGTAATATAACTATATGCAAAGGTTGTGGGCTTTGTAAACTCGATACCGCCATAAAAAAGGAAAATTAA
- a CDS encoding YigZ family protein produces MPVEYKTVLNYATAEYEEKKSRFIASIKPVATEEEAVEFINQLKAKYWDASHNVYAYCIGGDNIVRRFSDDGEPSGTAGLPVLEVIKRMELQDLVVVVTRYFGGTLLGAAGLVRAYGKSALLGIEAAGIVKKKLCEEIRVILEYPVLGKVQNRVATCGYKIKDIKYTQDVEMVMLVPIDERDRFIEYINEATNGEALVEIGKKEYIVM; encoded by the coding sequence ATGCCAGTAGAATATAAAACAGTGCTGAATTACGCTACGGCAGAATATGAAGAAAAAAAGTCCAGGTTTATAGCAAGCATTAAGCCTGTTGCTACCGAAGAGGAAGCAGTTGAATTTATAAACCAGTTAAAAGCAAAATACTGGGATGCTTCTCATAATGTTTATGCCTATTGCATAGGCGGAGATAACATTGTCCGGCGTTTCAGCGATGATGGTGAACCATCGGGAACAGCAGGGCTTCCTGTTCTTGAAGTTATAAAGAGAATGGAACTTCAGGATTTGGTAGTAGTGGTAACAAGATACTTTGGCGGTACTTTGCTTGGAGCTGCAGGACTTGTCAGGGCATATGGGAAAAGTGCCTTATTAGGTATTGAAGCTGCCGGTATAGTAAAAAAGAAATTATGTGAGGAAATCCGTGTGATATTGGAATATCCGGTTTTGGGAAAAGTTCAAAATAGGGTGGCTACTTGCGGGTATAAGATAAAAGATATAAAATATACCCAGGATGTAGAAATGGTTATGCTAGTTCCTATTGATGAAAGAGATAGATTTATTGAATATATAAACGAAGCTACTAACGGCGAAGCATTGGTGGAAATTGGAAAAAAGGAATATATTGTGATGTAA
- a CDS encoding alpha/beta-type small acid-soluble spore protein: protein MAKSKTYFENMKYEIANQVGVNLKQGYNGDLAARDAGKIGGNIVKKVFEAYTGNNYNINRQ from the coding sequence ATGGCAAAGAGCAAAACTTATTTTGAAAACATGAAGTATGAAATAGCAAACCAGGTTGGTGTAAACTTAAAACAAGGTTATAATGGTGACCTGGCAGCAAGAGATGCTGGTAAAATTGGTGGAAATATTGTAAAGAAAGTGTTTGAGGCTTATACCGGGAACAATTACAACATCAACAGGCAGTAA